A genomic region of Nitrospirota bacterium contains the following coding sequences:
- a CDS encoding PAS domain S-box protein has product MQTIIALLIFLFLPLHCLAGSAVSPTDTGVIKDTLIAVVPADLPPTYFKDPTTGKAAGFAIDVMDEIARRSGMRVEYVFGKPWDEMIEMVRIGKVDVIPHLTISPEREELLDFTDPIEVMPVGLIVTVDSRVTGFSPGLRVGTLKGAVPEEYMRKNAPKVEIVLYEDMTRVLFSLLAGQIDAAFVLNPNLMKLAYEAGIEDKIKALSPPIYEAKRGIALRKDDPAFRDRLNKSVKEFVGTPEYARLFTKWYGHPQPYWTAARTALTMGGGLLLVMMTLLYWRYQSITRLNKKVSAAADALQSTFNAVNDALFIHDLTSGAILDVNSRMCEMYGYGHDEALQLTIADLSSGKPPYTQDDAVAWIRKAAQGEPQLIEWHARRKDGNLFWVEVNMRKASIGGKGRLIVAVRDITERRQAEEKIRESEEKFKNVFDTANDGILIADVETNRFMMGNRTICRMLAYDEQEIKNLSVRDIHPEKDIPYVIEQFNKQAKKELQIAKDIPVIRKDGSLFYADVNSSVITLGDRTYLLGIFRDITEKKKAEEALRESEEFIKNILESVDEGFLIIDRDFRILSANKAYAKMIDIPLEKVIGRHCYEVSHRVSVPCFSMGHPCAVQKVFETRKTHTGVHMHQDAKGGSVHIETKAYPLSKDGSGEVVTAIETLVDITERLKLEDQLHQSQKMESIGTLAGGIAHDFNNILTAIVGYGNIALMKMAKDDPQRLNIEHMLDAGDRAAHLTKDLLLFSRKQVSERKPVDLNEIIRRLEKFLVRVIGEDVDCKTMLSSEAMPVLGDSHQLEQVLMNLATNARDAMPGGGIFTVTTENVRFDEEFITIHGFGKPGNYVLASISDTGKGMDEETRERIFEPFFTTKEVGKGTGLGLAVVYGIIKQHDGLINVYSEPGRGTTFKIYLPLIAAGVEGEKTMAEYRPLGGTETILLAEDDETVRILTRTVLEDFGYKVITANDGQTAVNKYLADRDRIKLLLFDIIMPQMTGKEAYDAISAIQPDIKVLFQSGYAPDIIRQKVLLDDNVAVIYKPISPNNLLTQVREILDRS; this is encoded by the coding sequence ATGCAGACGATTATCGCGCTCCTGATCTTCCTCTTCCTGCCATTGCACTGTTTGGCTGGATCTGCAGTGTCGCCTACCGATACGGGTGTTATCAAGGACACCCTCATAGCCGTTGTTCCGGCTGATCTGCCTCCCACCTATTTCAAGGACCCAACGACCGGCAAGGCCGCGGGCTTTGCCATCGATGTGATGGACGAGATAGCCCGGCGGTCCGGAATGAGGGTGGAGTATGTCTTTGGCAAACCCTGGGACGAAATGATCGAGATGGTGCGCATTGGCAAGGTCGACGTGATCCCGCACCTGACCATCTCGCCGGAGCGCGAGGAGTTGCTGGATTTTACCGATCCCATCGAGGTCATGCCGGTAGGTCTGATCGTAACGGTTGACAGCAGAGTGACAGGATTTTCCCCCGGCCTCAGAGTGGGCACTCTCAAAGGAGCGGTTCCTGAAGAATACATGCGGAAGAACGCCCCGAAGGTCGAGATCGTGCTGTATGAAGACATGACCAGGGTGCTTTTTTCCCTGCTCGCCGGGCAGATCGACGCGGCTTTTGTCCTGAACCCCAACCTCATGAAACTTGCCTATGAGGCGGGTATAGAGGACAAAATCAAGGCGCTTTCTCCGCCGATCTATGAGGCCAAGCGCGGTATTGCCCTGCGCAAGGATGACCCCGCTTTCCGTGATCGTCTCAATAAAAGTGTCAAGGAATTCGTGGGCACCCCTGAATATGCGAGGCTGTTCACCAAATGGTACGGCCATCCGCAGCCCTATTGGACCGCGGCGCGCACCGCCCTGACCATGGGAGGCGGGTTGCTGCTGGTGATGATGACCCTTCTCTACTGGCGATATCAAAGCATTACCAGACTCAACAAGAAAGTCTCGGCAGCGGCGGATGCGCTGCAGTCGACCTTCAATGCGGTCAACGACGCCCTTTTCATCCATGACCTCACGAGCGGTGCAATTCTTGATGTGAACTCGAGAATGTGCGAAATGTACGGCTATGGGCATGACGAGGCGTTACAACTCACGATCGCGGACTTAAGTTCCGGAAAGCCCCCCTACACCCAGGACGACGCAGTCGCCTGGATCAGAAAGGCGGCACAGGGAGAGCCGCAATTGATCGAATGGCATGCGCGCCGGAAGGACGGGAATCTGTTCTGGGTAGAGGTGAATATGCGAAAGGCCTCAATCGGCGGCAAGGGCCGGTTGATCGTCGCCGTGCGTGACATCACCGAGCGCAGGCAGGCGGAGGAGAAGATCAGAGAATCAGAGGAAAAGTTCAAAAACGTTTTTGATACCGCGAATGACGGGATCCTTATCGCGGATGTTGAGACGAATAGATTCATGATGGGAAACAGAACGATCTGCAGAATGCTTGCCTATGATGAGCAGGAGATAAAAAATCTCAGCGTTCGCGACATTCATCCTGAAAAAGACATACCGTATGTCATAGAGCAGTTCAATAAACAGGCGAAGAAAGAATTACAGATTGCCAAGGATATCCCGGTAATAAGAAAAGACGGCAGCCTGTTTTATGCTGACGTCAACTCGTCCGTCATAACACTCGGAGACAGGACATATCTCCTCGGTATTTTCAGGGACATCACCGAAAAAAAGAAGGCGGAGGAGGCGCTGCGCGAGAGCGAGGAATTCATTAAAAATATTCTTGAAAGCGTTGATGAGGGTTTCCTTATCATCGACCGTGATTTCCGGATACTGTCCGCGAACAAGGCATACGCGAAGATGATCGACATTCCTTTGGAAAAGGTCATCGGCAGGCATTGTTACGAAGTATCTCATCGCGTCTCGGTCCCCTGTTTTAGTATGGGGCATCCCTGTGCGGTCCAAAAAGTATTTGAGACGCGAAAAACCCACACCGGTGTCCATATGCATCAGGACGCAAAGGGAGGGTCGGTGCATATCGAGACAAAGGCGTATCCCCTCTCGAAAGACGGATCAGGCGAGGTCGTTACCGCGATCGAAACCCTTGTTGACATCACCGAAAGGCTGAAACTCGAAGACCAGCTTCACCAATCCCAGAAGATGGAATCGATCGGCACCCTTGCCGGCGGCATCGCCCATGACTTCAACAATATCCTGACCGCCATTGTCGGCTACGGGAACATTGCCCTCATGAAGATGGCAAAGGACGACCCCCAGCGCTTGAACATCGAACACATGCTTGATGCAGGGGACCGGGCAGCGCACCTGACGAAAGACCTCCTGCTGTTCAGCAGGAAACAGGTCAGTGAACGAAAGCCCGTGGATCTGAACGAGATCATCAGAAGGCTGGAGAAGTTTCTGGTGCGCGTCATTGGAGAGGATGTCGATTGCAAAACCATGCTGAGCAGTGAAGCCATGCCGGTCCTCGGAGATTCGCACCAGCTTGAGCAGGTCCTGATGAACCTCGCGACGAACGCCCGGGACGCCATGCCAGGGGGAGGCATCTTCACGGTCACCACGGAGAACGTGCGGTTCGACGAAGAGTTCATCACCATCCATGGTTTTGGCAAGCCCGGCAACTATGTGCTGGCCTCCATCTCGGACACGGGCAAGGGCATGGATGAAGAGACAAGAGAGAGGATTTTCGAGCCTTTCTTCACGACCAAAGAGGTGGGCAAGGGCACGGGTCTGGGGCTTGCGGTGGTGTACGGCATCATCAAACAGCATGACGGGTTGATCAATGTGTACAGCGAACCGGGCCGGGGCACGACCTTCAAGATCTACCTGCCGCTCATCGCTGCGGGCGTGGAGGGAGAGAAAACAATGGCGGAATATCGTCCCCTGGGAGGCACCGAGACTATTCTGCTCGCAGAGGATGACGAAACAGTCAGAATCCTCACCAGGACCGTGCTTGAAGATTTTGGATACAAGGTGATAACGGCAAATGACGGGCAGACCGCGGTGAACAAGTACCTGGCGGACAGGGACAGGATCAAGCTTCTTCTGTTCGATATTATCATGCCGCAGATGACCGGAAAAGAGGCCTATGACGCGATCAGTGCGATCCAGCCCGACATCAAGGTCTTATTCCAGAGCGGCTATGCTCCTGACATCATCCGACAGAAGGTGTTGCTGGATGATAACGTTGCGGTTATCTATAAGCCGATATCGCCGAACAATCTATTGACGCAGGTGCGGGAGATTTTGGACAGATCATAG
- the uvrA gene encoding excinuclease ABC subunit UvrA, translating into MNKIIIKGCRQHNLKNIDVEIPRDRLVVITGLSGSGKSSLAFDTIYAEGQRRYVESLSAYARQFLGQMDKPDVDSIDGLSPAIAIEQKTTSKNPRSTVGTVTEVYDYLRLLFARIGKPYCWKCGREIAAQTVQQITDAVMALPDGTRIQVLAPIVRGRKGEYRKELMAAGASGYVRARVDGAIKELAEPIPMDKKKKHDIEIVIDRLVVKPGIERRLAESIETALRQAEGLVLINLVDQKKDLLYSEKLACIVDNISYPEIAPNTFSFNSPQGACPTCDGLGGLLEFDPGLIIPNPTLSLRDGAVKPWAKRTSVYHHEMLHTLAEGCGFDVNTPFKDLRPAQQKMLLYGYSESEAKALSTRKGAVCKPFEGIIENLKRRYDETDSYAIQWEMEQYMNYQACPDCGGSRLRKESLAIKVAGLSIHDITRMSIKQALLFFNDLTLTDKETAIAQRILKEIRERLGFMIHVGLDYLSLNRGAATLSGGEGQRIRLATQIGSSLVGVLYILDEPSIGLHQRDNRRLLDTLFRLRDLGNTVLVVEHDEETISAADHVIDMGPGAGVHGGEIVAQGTPQEIQKVGASLTGQYLSGKVFIKVPSSRRRSTKAISVINAEENNLGNITVQFPLGVFTCVTGVSGSGKSTLVVDILYRALAQRLYRSTERAGKHKDITGLEHVDKVIDIDQSPIGRTPRSNPATYTGVFGPVRDLFSQLPESRMRGYKPGRYSFNVKGGRCEACEGDGLIKIEMHFLPDVYVTCDVCHGSRYNRETLDIRYKGRNVAEVLGMTVEQAYEFFQNVTPVRSKLQALLDVGLGYITLGQSATTLSGGESQRVKLSKELSRRATGRTLYILDEPTTGLHFADTQKLLDMLNQLVDAGNTVVVIEHNLDVIKTADWIIDLGPEGGDRGGRIVAQGTPEDVVLVKESYTGQFLKKTLQIAK; encoded by the coding sequence ATGAACAAGATCATCATAAAAGGCTGCCGCCAGCACAATTTAAAGAACATCGATGTCGAGATCCCGCGCGACCGGCTTGTGGTTATCACGGGACTGTCGGGCTCGGGCAAGTCTTCCCTCGCCTTCGATACCATCTATGCCGAAGGCCAGCGCCGCTACGTCGAGAGCCTCTCTGCCTACGCGCGCCAGTTCCTGGGCCAGATGGACAAACCCGACGTGGATTCCATCGACGGCCTCTCCCCCGCCATCGCCATTGAACAGAAGACCACGAGCAAGAACCCCCGCTCCACCGTGGGCACCGTGACCGAGGTCTACGACTACCTGCGCCTGCTCTTCGCGCGCATCGGCAAGCCCTATTGCTGGAAGTGCGGCAGGGAGATCGCGGCCCAGACCGTTCAGCAGATCACCGATGCGGTCATGGCCCTGCCTGACGGCACGCGCATCCAGGTCCTGGCGCCAATCGTTCGCGGACGCAAGGGCGAGTACCGGAAAGAGCTTATGGCCGCGGGCGCCTCGGGCTATGTGCGCGCCCGGGTTGACGGGGCGATCAAGGAACTTGCCGAGCCCATCCCGATGGACAAAAAAAAGAAGCACGACATCGAGATCGTGATCGACCGGCTCGTGGTAAAGCCCGGCATCGAGCGCAGGCTCGCGGAAAGTATCGAGACCGCCCTCCGCCAGGCCGAAGGCCTCGTGCTGATCAATCTGGTGGACCAGAAAAAGGACCTGCTCTACAGCGAGAAGCTCGCCTGCATCGTGGACAACATCAGCTATCCCGAGATCGCTCCCAACACCTTTTCCTTCAACAGCCCCCAGGGCGCCTGCCCCACCTGCGACGGCCTCGGCGGTCTTCTGGAGTTCGACCCCGGGCTCATCATCCCGAACCCCACTCTTTCACTCCGCGATGGAGCCGTCAAGCCCTGGGCGAAACGCACGTCGGTCTACCACCATGAAATGCTCCACACCCTTGCGGAAGGCTGCGGTTTCGACGTGAACACCCCGTTCAAGGACCTGAGACCGGCGCAGCAGAAGATGCTGCTGTACGGCTACAGCGAGAGCGAGGCGAAAGCCCTGTCAACCCGAAAGGGCGCGGTGTGCAAGCCTTTCGAAGGCATTATCGAGAACCTGAAACGGCGGTATGATGAGACCGATTCCTACGCCATCCAGTGGGAGATGGAACAGTACATGAACTACCAGGCCTGCCCTGACTGCGGCGGCAGCAGGCTGCGCAAGGAATCGCTGGCGATCAAGGTCGCCGGCCTGAGCATCCACGACATCACGCGCATGAGCATCAAACAGGCGCTGCTGTTCTTCAACGATCTTACGCTTACGGACAAGGAAACGGCCATTGCCCAGCGGATCCTGAAGGAGATCCGCGAGCGTCTCGGGTTCATGATCCACGTGGGACTCGATTATCTCTCTCTGAACCGCGGCGCGGCCACGCTGTCGGGCGGCGAGGGCCAGCGCATCCGGCTTGCCACGCAGATCGGCTCGTCCCTCGTGGGTGTGCTCTATATTCTGGATGAACCGAGCATCGGCCTGCACCAGCGGGACAACCGCAGGCTTCTCGATACCTTGTTCCGGCTTCGCGACCTCGGCAACACCGTGCTCGTCGTGGAGCACGACGAGGAGACCATCAGCGCGGCGGACCACGTGATCGACATGGGCCCGGGCGCCGGCGTGCACGGCGGCGAGATCGTGGCCCAGGGAACGCCGCAGGAGATCCAGAAGGTCGGGGCTTCGCTCACCGGCCAGTACCTCTCCGGCAAGGTCTTTATCAAGGTGCCGTCTTCCCGCAGAAGATCCACGAAGGCGATCAGCGTTATCAACGCGGAGGAGAACAACCTTGGGAACATAACGGTGCAGTTTCCCCTCGGCGTTTTCACCTGCGTGACCGGCGTTTCAGGCTCGGGCAAGAGCACGCTCGTGGTGGACATCCTGTACCGCGCCCTTGCCCAGCGCCTGTACCGTTCCACGGAACGGGCGGGAAAGCACAAGGACATCACGGGCCTCGAACATGTCGACAAGGTGATCGACATCGACCAGTCGCCCATCGGCAGAACGCCGCGTTCGAACCCGGCCACCTACACCGGAGTGTTCGGACCGGTCCGTGATCTGTTTTCCCAGCTGCCGGAGTCGCGCATGCGCGGGTACAAGCCCGGCCGCTACAGCTTCAACGTAAAAGGCGGCAGGTGCGAGGCCTGCGAGGGCGACGGTCTGATCAAGATCGAGATGCACTTCCTGCCCGACGTGTACGTGACCTGCGACGTGTGCCACGGCAGCCGGTACAACCGCGAAACGCTGGACATCCGGTACAAGGGCAGGAACGTCGCCGAGGTGCTCGGCATGACCGTGGAGCAGGCCTACGAGTTCTTCCAGAACGTGACGCCCGTCCGGTCCAAACTCCAGGCGCTGCTGGACGTGGGCCTCGGGTACATCACCCTGGGACAGTCGGCCACCACGCTCTCGGGCGGCGAGTCACAGCGCGTCAAACTCTCCAAAGAACTCTCCCGCCGCGCAACGGGAAGGACCTTGTACATTCTGGATGAGCCGACGACCGGCCTGCACTTCGCCGACACGCAAAAGCTGCTCGATATGCTGAACCAGCTCGTGGACGCGGGCAACACCGTGGTCGTGATCGAGCACAACCTCGACGTTATCAAGACCGCGGACTGGATCATCGACCTCGGCCCCGAGGGCGGCGACCGGGGCGGCCGGATCGTGGCCCAGGGAACGCCCGAGGACGTGGTGCTGGTGAAGGAATCGTATACGGGGCAGTTTTTGAAAAAGACCTTGCAAATTGCAAAATGA
- the nadB gene encoding L-aspartate oxidase: MPFTEEHIKTDFLIIGGGVAGLRAAIELARNGEVLVVTKDAPTESSSEYAQGGVAVALSDEDEISIHFEDTIRAGDGLCLRKAVGTLVEEGPTRIRELILWGAEFDKEGTKLAFTQEAAHTKRRILHAQGDSTGKEIMRVLIDKVRSTGTVSKIDFAFTRDLIIRNNRCVGAVVCQQALRKILIISARAVVLATGGAGRLYERTTNPAVATGDGMAMAFRAGAALVDMEFVQFHPTALFRKGAPQFLLSEAMRGEGGMLKNINGLRFMDRYHSARELAPRDVVTRAIHSEMAATGADNVFLDMTHLQADYVMQRFPRIYRTCKDLGIDITKEPVPVSPAAHYIMGGVKTDFWGATSIHGLFAAGEAACTGVHGANRLASNSLLEGLVYGERAGLGAARYARKHFNRHTGGLHDVIQRLPEARHASGAMPDIVKMRSSLRKLMWEQVGIVREKKGLTRALRQLKEWDRMMKGRAPDRNVFEIRNMITTALLITRSALQREGSVGAHFRSDFPTKGKNWRRRTVIKR, encoded by the coding sequence ATGCCTTTCACTGAAGAACATATAAAAACCGACTTTCTTATCATCGGCGGGGGTGTGGCCGGGCTCCGGGCGGCCATCGAACTGGCGCGGAACGGCGAGGTCCTCGTCGTGACCAAAGACGCGCCTACCGAGAGCAGCAGCGAATACGCCCAGGGCGGCGTGGCCGTTGCGCTTTCGGACGAGGACGAGATCTCGATCCACTTCGAGGACACCATCAGGGCGGGCGACGGGCTCTGCCTGCGCAAGGCCGTGGGCACGCTTGTTGAAGAGGGTCCCACGCGGATACGCGAGCTCATCCTCTGGGGCGCGGAATTCGACAAAGAAGGAACGAAGCTCGCGTTCACGCAGGAAGCGGCCCACACCAAGCGCCGCATCCTCCATGCCCAGGGAGACTCGACCGGCAAAGAGATCATGCGCGTGCTGATCGACAAGGTCCGCTCCACCGGCACGGTGTCCAAGATAGACTTCGCGTTCACCCGGGACCTGATCATCCGGAATAATCGCTGCGTCGGGGCCGTGGTCTGCCAGCAGGCCTTGCGCAAGATCCTCATCATTTCCGCGCGCGCGGTGGTACTCGCCACGGGCGGAGCGGGCCGGCTGTATGAGCGTACCACGAATCCCGCTGTGGCCACCGGCGACGGCATGGCCATGGCTTTTCGCGCGGGCGCGGCGCTCGTGGACATGGAGTTCGTTCAATTTCACCCCACCGCGCTCTTTCGCAAGGGAGCGCCCCAGTTCCTGCTTTCCGAGGCCATGCGCGGAGAAGGCGGCATGCTGAAGAACATCAACGGACTGCGCTTTATGGACCGCTACCATTCCGCGCGCGAGCTCGCGCCGCGCGACGTGGTCACCCGCGCCATCCACTCCGAGATGGCTGCCACCGGGGCCGACAATGTATTTCTCGACATGACGCATTTACAGGCCGATTACGTGATGCAGCGTTTCCCCCGCATTTACCGGACCTGCAAGGACCTCGGCATCGACATCACGAAAGAGCCGGTCCCGGTATCGCCCGCGGCCCATTACATCATGGGCGGGGTCAAGACCGACTTCTGGGGCGCCACCTCCATTCACGGCCTCTTTGCCGCCGGCGAAGCCGCCTGTACCGGCGTGCACGGGGCAAACCGCCTCGCGAGCAATTCCCTGCTGGAAGGACTGGTCTACGGAGAACGGGCCGGGCTCGGGGCCGCGCGGTATGCGCGCAAACACTTCAACCGGCACACCGGCGGTCTGCATGATGTTATTCAGAGATTGCCTGAGGCGCGCCATGCTTCAGGCGCGATGCCGGATATAGTCAAGATGCGCTCTTCGCTCAGAAAACTCATGTGGGAGCAGGTCGGCATCGTTCGCGAAAAAAAGGGTTTGACCAGGGCGCTCAGGCAGCTCAAGGAATGGGACCGGATGATGAAGGGCCGCGCCCCTGACCGGAATGTCTTCGAGATCAGGAACATGATCACGACGGCCCTGCTCATCACCCGCTCGGCGCTGCAACGGGAAGGCAGTGTGGGAGCGCACTTTCGAAGTGATTTTCCAACAAAGGGGAAAAACTGGCGAAGGAGAACGGTGATAAAACGTTAG
- a CDS encoding Slp family lipoprotein: protein MKRSFLIGIILLALSSCSPVLNRELMKEGVREFSLAYLRETPEVFEGKLFILGGLIVQTRLTGTGSQIEALSVPVDSYGYLQGTGRSQGRFLALYPKSKGILDPMVYKKGREITLAGEFVEARKGKIDEMEYVYPVFEIRELYLWEERTEYDWPYPYYYPYYDPFFYRSPFLYDPWGWHYPSPYWPR, encoded by the coding sequence ATGAAAAGGTCTTTCCTCATTGGCATCATTCTTCTTGCTCTCTCTTCCTGCTCGCCGGTGCTGAACCGCGAACTCATGAAGGAGGGCGTGCGCGAATTCTCCCTGGCCTATCTCCGGGAGACCCCCGAAGTGTTCGAGGGCAAACTCTTCATCCTGGGCGGCTTGATCGTGCAGACACGCTTGACCGGGACAGGTTCCCAGATAGAAGCGCTCAGCGTGCCCGTGGATTCGTATGGCTACCTGCAGGGAACCGGACGTTCGCAGGGCAGATTCCTCGCCCTGTATCCAAAATCAAAGGGCATTCTCGACCCCATGGTGTATAAGAAGGGACGGGAGATCACACTGGCGGGAGAATTTGTGGAGGCGCGCAAGGGCAAGATCGATGAGATGGAGTACGTGTATCCGGTATTCGAGATCAGAGAGCTCTATCTTTGGGAAGAGCGCACGGAATACGATTGGCCCTATCCCTATTATTATCCCTATTATGATCCCTTCTTCTATCGTTCGCCGTTTCTGTACGATCCGTGGGGATGGCACTACCCCTCTCCTTATTGGCCGCGTTAG
- the atpH gene encoding ATP synthase F1 subunit delta, which yields MIRIIAKRYAKALVQLAEEKKTVDKTRADLAAFTSAVDSLPALKKLFASPVFTPENKKAVIQELAVKLGMQPTTQRFVEHLAETGRIRYISDMYEAFLEILAQRTNRAMARLTTAAAINPADLAEIKKKLEALTGKQVDIDAKVDASLIGGARAQIGSTVYDGTIKNQLGKLRNQLLN from the coding sequence TTGATTCGGATCATCGCGAAGAGATATGCCAAGGCCCTCGTGCAGCTTGCCGAGGAAAAGAAGACCGTTGACAAGACCAGGGCCGACCTTGCCGCGTTCACGAGCGCGGTGGATTCCCTGCCGGCACTGAAAAAGCTTTTTGCAAGCCCCGTTTTTACCCCCGAGAACAAGAAGGCGGTCATCCAGGAACTGGCGGTCAAGCTCGGCATGCAGCCGACCACCCAGCGGTTCGTGGAGCATCTGGCGGAAACGGGCAGGATCAGATATATCAGCGACATGTATGAGGCGTTTTTGGAGATATTGGCTCAACGCACTAATCGCGCCATGGCGCGACTGACCACAGCGGCCGCGATAAACCCGGCCGATCTGGCGGAAATCAAGAAAAAACTCGAGGCACTCACCGGAAAACAGGTGGACATCGACGCGAAGGTTGATGCCTCCCTCATCGGTGGAGCCAGGGCGCAGATCGGAAGCACGGTCTACGACGGGACCATCAAAAATCAGCTTGGCAAGCTGCGGAATCAGTTGCTAAATTAA
- the atpA gene encoding F0F1 ATP synthase subunit alpha: protein MQIKAQEISEIIKKKISDFDKTVEVAEVGTVITVGDGIAKVFGLDNVMSGELLEFPGGVMGMALNLEEESVGAVLMGDDSRIREGDIVKRTKRIAEVPVGDAMVGRVVDGIGQPIDGKGPIVSKEFRHIEVIAPGIVKRQSVRESLQTGIKAIDAMIPIGRGQRELIIGDRQTGKTAVAIDTIINQKGQNVICIYVAIGQKRSTVAQVVKTLTEHGAMDYTIIVSATASDPAPLQFIAPYTGATIGEYFRDKGGHALIVYDDLSKQATAYRQLSLLLRRPPGREAYPGDVFYLHSRLLERAAKLSDKMGGGSLTALPIIETQAGDVSAYIPTNVISITDGQIFLESDLFYSGVRPAINVGISVSRVGGSAQIKAMKQVAGTLRLDLAQYRELAAFSQFGSDLDKATLAQLNRGQRMVELLKQDQYSPLPVEQQIFVIFAGTNGFVDEVPVNAVRRFESELLRFVTSKYQPLLNDIKSKKQLDDDLKARIKSAIEEFKNTFTA from the coding sequence ATGCAGATCAAGGCACAGGAAATCAGCGAGATCATAAAAAAGAAGATATCCGATTTCGACAAGACCGTTGAGGTCGCCGAGGTCGGCACCGTCATTACGGTCGGCGACGGTATCGCCAAGGTCTTCGGGCTCGACAACGTCATGTCAGGCGAGCTCCTGGAGTTCCCGGGCGGCGTCATGGGCATGGCGCTCAACCTCGAAGAAGAGAGCGTGGGCGCGGTGCTCATGGGCGACGACTCCCGGATCCGCGAAGGGGACATCGTAAAGCGGACCAAGAGGATCGCCGAAGTCCCCGTGGGCGACGCCATGGTGGGGCGCGTGGTGGACGGCATCGGCCAACCCATCGACGGCAAAGGCCCCATTGTCTCGAAAGAATTCCGCCATATCGAGGTCATCGCACCGGGCATCGTAAAGCGCCAGTCAGTGCGCGAATCGCTCCAGACCGGCATCAAGGCCATTGACGCCATGATCCCGATCGGCCGCGGACAGCGCGAGCTCATCATCGGCGACCGCCAGACCGGCAAGACCGCCGTTGCCATTGACACCATCATCAACCAGAAGGGCCAGAACGTCATCTGCATCTATGTGGCCATCGGACAGAAGCGCTCCACGGTGGCGCAGGTGGTCAAGACCCTGACGGAACACGGCGCCATGGACTATACCATCATCGTGTCCGCCACGGCGTCCGATCCGGCGCCGCTCCAGTTCATCGCTCCCTATACGGGCGCCACCATCGGCGAATACTTCCGCGACAAAGGCGGCCACGCCCTGATCGTGTATGACGATCTTTCGAAACAAGCGACGGCCTACCGCCAGCTCTCGCTGCTGCTCCGCAGGCCCCCGGGCCGCGAAGCGTACCCCGGCGATGTGTTCTATCTCCACTCCCGTCTTCTCGAGCGTGCGGCAAAGCTGTCGGACAAGATGGGCGGCGGATCGCTGACCGCGCTTCCGATCATCGAGACCCAGGCCGGCGACGTGTCAGCCTACATCCCGACGAACGTGATCTCCATTACGGACGGACAGATCTTCCTCGAATCCGACCTTTTCTACTCCGGCGTGCGGCCGGCCATCAACGTCGGTATTTCCGTGTCGCGCGTGGGCGGCAGCGCCCAGATCAAGGCCATGAAGCAGGTGGCGGGCACGCTTCGCCTCGACCTCGCCCAATACCGGGAACTTGCCGCCTTTTCACAGTTCGGCAGCGACCTCGACAAGGCCACGCTGGCCCAGTTGAACCGCGGTCAGCGCATGGTCGAACTTCTGAAGCAGGACCAGTACTCTCCGCTTCCGGTCGAGCAGCAGATCTTCGTGATCTTCGCGGGGACCAACGGTTTTGTGGATGAAGTGCCGGTGAATGCGGTGAGGCGGTTCGAATCGGAACTTCTGCGGTTCGTGACGAGCAAGTACCAGCCGTTGCTCAACGACATCAAAAGCAAGAAGCAGCTCGACGACGACCTCAAGGCCCGCATCAAGAGCGCCATCGAAGAGTTTAAGAACACATTCACGGCGTAG
- a CDS encoding ATP synthase F0 subunit B — protein MIDINITLLWQIANFIVLLIALNFILFKPIRQVMQEREQGISSAFGDAKAAQEHMQNILERYNASLAEAKQKAVTTYNAIYQQGLDAQRDMISAERAKAGEMLDKARGEITAASTAARADLKKEAERLSQDITAKLLGRAV, from the coding sequence ATGATAGATATCAACATCACACTTCTCTGGCAGATCGCCAATTTCATCGTGCTGCTTATTGCGCTTAACTTTATCCTCTTCAAGCCGATTCGTCAGGTCATGCAGGAGCGCGAGCAGGGCATCAGCTCCGCGTTCGGCGATGCCAAGGCCGCGCAGGAACACATGCAGAACATCCTGGAGCGGTATAATGCCTCTCTGGCCGAGGCCAAGCAAAAGGCCGTGACAACGTACAATGCCATTTACCAGCAGGGTCTCGATGCCCAGCGCGACATGATCTCCGCGGAGCGCGCCAAAGCGGGCGAAATGCTGGACAAGGCGCGTGGTGAGATCACGGCGGCGTCCACAGCGGCCCGTGCCGACCTCAAAAAGGAGGCGGAGCGGCTGTCGCAGGACATTACCGCCAAGCTGCTCGGAAGGGCGGTTTAA